A stretch of the Chlorobiota bacterium genome encodes the following:
- a CDS encoding sterol desaturase family protein → METYINIISASYKNYSQYLINEILNPSWSNYFYWLILISIITWLIEVMNPWRKEQNKIRTDFWLDGFYMFFNFFLFSLIGFNAISDIAVNIWNNILSSFGLQNLVAIKLFNTPKWFQLLIMFILTDFIQWNIHRLLHKNKFLWEFHKVHHSVMEMGFSAHLRYHWFETIIYKGLQFIPLSMIGFGLSDFIIIHIIALAIGHLNHSNINLSYGPLKYILNNPKMHIWHHAKFLPNLKNGINFGISLSIWDYIFKTNYIPYDGRDIELGFDGVEDYPKTFINQSISPFKKK, encoded by the coding sequence ATGGAAACTTATATAAATATAATTTCTGCATCTTATAAAAATTACTCTCAATACTTGATTAATGAGATTTTAAATCCATCATGGAGTAATTATTTTTATTGGTTGATTCTTATATCAATCATTACTTGGTTGATTGAAGTTATGAATCCATGGAGGAAAGAACAAAACAAAATTAGAACCGACTTTTGGTTAGATGGATTTTATATGTTTTTTAATTTCTTCTTGTTTTCATTGATTGGGTTTAATGCAATATCTGATATTGCTGTTAATATTTGGAATAACATTTTATCAAGTTTTGGTTTACAGAACTTAGTTGCAATTAAATTGTTTAATACACCTAAATGGTTTCAACTATTAATTATGTTTATTTTAACTGATTTTATCCAATGGAATATTCATAGGTTATTACATAAAAATAAATTTTTGTGGGAATTTCATAAGGTACATCATTCAGTTATGGAAATGGGGTTTTCAGCACACTTGAGATACCATTGGTTTGAAACAATAATTTATAAGGGATTACAATTCATTCCTCTATCAATGATCGGTTTCGGTTTAAGTGATTTTATAATTATTCATATTATTGCATTAGCGATAGGACACCTAAATCATTCAAACATAAACTTATCTTATGGTCCTTTAAAATATATTCTAAACAATCCCAAAATGCATATTTGGCATCATGCAAAATTTTTACCAAATTTAAAAAATGGAATTAATTTTGGTATATCATTAAGTATTTGGGATTATATATTTAAAACAAATTATATACCTTATGATGGACGTGATATTGAGTTAGGTTTTGATGGGGTAGAAGATTATCCAAAAACTTTTATAAATCAAAGTATTTCACCCTTTAAAAAAAAATAG
- a CDS encoding metallophosphoesterase gives MDKFLEKLFPVFTIFHINSLILGGGFLIWDKFINSKIRKYRKEKSVKNLTSSKHEILIENEIQKKTQSSNKKNIIELNRRSFIKTTGIALGTGLIASKTLNAMNTTFDFIIINKKYRIPGLPENFKGLKIAFISDVHSSVYMQKPQMKKYVSEVMKLKADVIFVTGDFVNSKVSEVYPFAEVFTDLKAPMGVFGVTGNHDYYSGDIETVVKEIEQCGIKILRNENLSLERNGEKIHLLGIDDKYSKSVQEYVETGKTEIGAVENLIKGIPEVEKKILLCHKPYYFDDYAKLGMDLVLSGHTHGGQLVFAKFGNIPISFATIISKYVAGAYRTKSNPESLLYVNSGLAAVGIPVRLNCPPEISLITLG, from the coding sequence ATGGATAAATTTTTAGAAAAATTATTTCCAGTTTTTACTATTTTTCATATTAATAGTTTAATCTTAGGTGGTGGATTTTTAATTTGGGATAAGTTTATTAATTCTAAAATTCGAAAGTATAGAAAGGAAAAAAGTGTCAAGAATTTAACAAGTTCTAAGCATGAGATTCTTATTGAAAACGAAATTCAAAAAAAAACTCAAAGTTCAAATAAAAAAAATATTATAGAATTGAATAGAAGATCTTTTATAAAAACTACAGGGATAGCATTAGGTACTGGGCTAATAGCCAGTAAAACCCTAAACGCAATGAATACTACATTTGATTTTATAATAATTAACAAAAAGTATAGAATCCCTGGACTTCCTGAAAACTTTAAAGGATTAAAAATTGCTTTTATTTCAGATGTTCATTCATCTGTTTACATGCAAAAACCTCAAATGAAAAAATATGTTTCTGAAGTAATGAAACTTAAAGCTGATGTAATTTTTGTGACTGGTGATTTTGTAAATAGTAAAGTTTCTGAAGTTTATCCCTTTGCTGAAGTATTTACAGATTTGAAAGCTCCTATGGGTGTTTTTGGCGTTACTGGGAATCATGATTATTATAGTGGAGATATAGAAACTGTTGTAAAGGAGATTGAACAATGTGGTATTAAAATATTGCGAAATGAAAATTTATCTTTAGAACGAAATGGTGAAAAGATACATTTGTTAGGTATTGATGATAAATATAGTAAGTCGGTACAAGAATATGTGGAGACTGGAAAAACAGAAATTGGAGCAGTTGAGAATTTGATAAAAGGTATTCCGGAAGTTGAGAAAAAAATTCTTTTATGTCATAAACCATATTACTTTGATGACTATGCTAAACTAGGTATGGATTTGGTATTAAGTGGTCATACTCATGGAGGTCAACTTGTTTTTGCAAAATTTGGAAATATCCCAATTTCATTTGCAACAATAATATCGAAGTATGTTGCAGGGGCATATAGAACAAAATCAAATCCTGAATCATTGTTGTATGTAAATTCCGGTTTAGCAGCAGTAGGTATTCCAGTAAGGCTCAATTGTCCACCTGAGATTTCTTTAATAACACTAGGATAA
- a CDS encoding alkaline phosphatase D family protein, which produces MGDKQIEWLIDKLSSSNSKFKIIALSDQLLNPVAKYENYSTYPEERQKIIDLILNEGIKGVVFFSGDRHITELSKLDRIGTYPLYD; this is translated from the coding sequence TTGGGAGATAAACAAATTGAATGGTTGATTGATAAATTATCTTCATCAAATTCGAAATTTAAAATAATTGCTTTAAGTGACCAATTGTTAAATCCTGTTGCCAAATATGAAAATTATTCCACTTATCCAGAAGAAAGACAAAAAATTATTGATCTAATTTTAAATGAAGGAATAAAAGGAGTTGTTTTTTTTAGTGGTGACAGGCATATTACTGAATTATCCAAATTGGATAGAATTGGAACATACCCACTTTATGATTAA
- a CDS encoding 2,3,4,5-tetrahydropyridine-2,6-dicarboxylate N-succinyltransferase, protein MQNLKNKIEELFALPFNEKYKVDSIETFKELKNFLNDGSVRSAEKDSTGKWIVNQWVKRGILIGFRYGNNINMSVGELSFFDKDTLPLRKFSLQDGVRIVPGGSSVRDGAYVAQGVICMPPMYINIGSYVDEGTLVDSHALVGTCAQIGKRVHLSAAAQIGGVLEPIGANPVIIEDDVMVGGNCGIYEGTIVRKRAVLASGVVLTGSSKVFDIVNNKVITSIEGSTLEIPEGAVVVNGSRAIKSEFGLDNMLSISTPIIIKYRDDKTDAKTALESALR, encoded by the coding sequence ATGCAGAATTTAAAAAACAAAATTGAAGAATTATTTGCCTTACCATTCAACGAAAAATATAAAGTTGATTCTATTGAAACTTTTAAAGAGTTAAAGAATTTTCTAAATGATGGTTCTGTTAGAAGTGCAGAGAAAGATTCAACAGGGAAGTGGATTGTAAATCAATGGGTAAAACGTGGTATATTAATTGGTTTTAGATATGGTAACAACATAAATATGTCAGTTGGTGAGTTGTCTTTTTTTGATAAAGATACATTGCCATTAAGAAAATTTTCGTTGCAAGATGGAGTAAGGATTGTTCCAGGTGGCTCTTCAGTTAGAGATGGAGCTTATGTTGCACAAGGAGTTATATGTATGCCACCAATGTACATAAATATTGGGTCTTATGTTGATGAAGGTACTCTAGTTGATTCTCATGCATTGGTTGGAACTTGTGCACAAATTGGTAAAAGAGTCCATTTAAGTGCTGCAGCTCAAATAGGTGGCGTTCTAGAACCTATTGGAGCTAACCCAGTAATTATTGAAGATGATGTAATGGTTGGAGGAAATTGCGGAATTTATGAAGGTACAATTGTAAGGAAAAGAGCTGTTTTAGCAAGTGGAGTTGTTTTAACTGGTTCTTCTAAAGTATTTGATATTGTTAATAATAAAGTTATTACATCAATTGAAGGAAGTACACTAGAAATTCCAGAAGGAGCAGTTGTTGTGAATGGTTCTAGAGCTATAAAATCAGAATTTGGTTTGGATAATATGTTATCGATTTCTACACCAATAATTATCAAATATAGAGATGATAAAACTGATGCTAAAACTGCTTTAGAATCTGCTTTAAGATAG
- a CDS encoding 3-dehydroquinate synthase yields MFFNFNDSSTEVLFYEDIKSIIKSIILTENNYYLIDKNVYRIYNDEFKELKNVFVLDPIESNKDINSLIKIVEFLKKKKCNKKSLLISIGGGLTCDLGGFVSSVFLRGIKSCYIPTTLTAFVDAALGGKTGINFSGIKNYLGTFNHPTKVLLTTKFLQSLNVTELKSGLVESLKMGIVLNKKLFELIVLEASNIFNKNLNNNILSLIKLSIKTKMKVVEMDFKDKNVRMSLNFGHSFGHALEQYYENKISHGQAVAYGIKAATYFALNIELIKQDRFDIIIKQIDLLIEKFNFENVDINLLIDKMTFDKKNNINGITIILPIEKTGYKILETNDKNLLKESFKFALGSIR; encoded by the coding sequence ATGTTTTTTAATTTTAATGATTCAAGTACTGAAGTTCTTTTTTATGAAGATATAAAATCTATTATTAAATCAATTATTTTAACAGAAAACAATTATTATTTAATTGATAAAAATGTTTATAGAATATATAATGATGAATTTAAAGAGTTAAAGAATGTCTTTGTATTAGATCCAATTGAATCTAATAAAGATATTAATAGTTTAATAAAAATTGTTGAATTTTTAAAAAAGAAAAAATGCAATAAAAAAAGTTTGCTTATTAGTATCGGCGGTGGGTTAACTTGTGATTTAGGAGGTTTTGTATCATCAGTATTTTTAAGAGGGATTAAATCTTGTTATATACCAACAACCCTTACAGCTTTTGTAGATGCAGCTTTAGGTGGGAAAACTGGAATAAATTTTAGTGGAATAAAAAATTATTTAGGTACATTTAATCATCCAACTAAAGTTTTACTTACTACAAAGTTCTTGCAAAGTTTAAATGTAACTGAGTTAAAATCAGGACTAGTTGAATCTTTAAAAATGGGAATAGTACTTAACAAAAAATTATTTGAATTAATAGTTCTAGAAGCTTCAAATATTTTTAACAAAAATCTAAATAATAACATATTATCTTTAATTAAACTATCAATTAAAACTAAAATGAAGGTTGTTGAAATGGATTTTAAAGATAAAAATGTAAGAATGAGCCTAAACTTTGGACATAGTTTTGGTCATGCTTTAGAGCAATATTATGAAAACAAAATATCTCATGGTCAGGCAGTAGCATATGGTATAAAAGCAGCAACTTATTTTGCTTTAAATATCGAATTGATTAAACAAGATAGATTTGATATTATAATCAAACAAATAGATCTATTAATTGAAAAATTTAATTTTGAAAATGTGGATATAAATTTACTTATAGATAAAATGACTTTTGATAAAAAAAATAATATTAATGGAATTACTATTATATTACCGATTGAAAAAACTGGATACAAGATATTAGAAACTAACGATAAAAATTTATTAAAAGAAAGTTTTAAATTTGCATTGGGTTCAATTCGTTGA
- a CDS encoding T9SS type A sorting domain-containing protein, which yields MKKHILIITITFLLFHSKIIAQLISEEASGFKYVITFPDTAGNDRDYRFPYYNINSSSLIFVYSQVNQFISLSNKKTFTRVNLLAGKVNTIDVSNYNLQTTNPGVVSDNSITIDADFPIVVYCYINTSFGAEAWTPLPVESWGTEYYLATLHSDKTNNINPATNDEFNFGNKDFSPAPAQAIVIAAYDNTQFSIKANLTSNYKRLAPANTPLVVKLNAGETFLIESWVETSYLNRNEPIDSLVDLGGFKIESDKPVGVISGNTRSLGLDPTAISNKALALTGNSLKNLFIESLAPVNQLGKEFVYLPSMDTKNPNSGSNSGIRKKESIRVYGTSPGITIISLDNKINSQVNEGTGSDYIQKLSFNPINPHYIVTDKPSQVFMNSSAVSEKLKSSVTTWAGSSSDYNTYGGFMVESVPIEHWVSFAPFITPSFGYENYLNIVTKKINKNNLFKVVGNSRKQIPLTDIPGTDLAWGFIQLKIDESGVIEGIKDSKFYGYVYGIPLNGFCFELFSPGVTKKKDDDKNIPKLESSGSGNKVLHASEYREQIKNASYGYPLAPSRNIIGKGDSLEVQLISDCNLMRIKYKTFNQNPVGLRTIKLENPINMKLFFIDPKTVKEVINSTIGEFYVTPIDTSKYAETTILIQDRTGKIWRYFFSNGEQFIYEKFTQTKSKNGTTSIISLRNPLAYPVTIKKVYLQNGYPYTITSVTPFPPTQIPSNGILKVGLLLPKDSTHKSDFIVVEGECRKVSINIKISDIDSVSIPVLSEFPPRIEWVAGINDCTKNKKREYDTTVSVFNVGNKIMVIDTCFLFGKDADSSIFILGERPKIQKGDWVRPNDTIEFRRSQQVIFRPKEEGNYSCIFVLVTSDGDSLKVELNASAIESHISISNYDFGKFEFIGERKVSSSGDVILKSLPSRINTITDIKIIGNDSLDFEFESGFDLPTIEKPWTLKIGELKKIPLIYKPSTNGRKTAKLSVSGDHSKCDDSTNILIGESYQFKFESEVTSHSFAKIMSCKKDSSVIKLSNTGTGSIFITDYKLIDDKNVFTVEPIKLPFPLAPLESVNIKINFKSKNPGSYSGSLLFYPVKFTDSSLLPILVSELNGSSFYIKSKISSIKGVKGLPYDTVIIPLKLLDQVDDLSLNKFIITVKYEKGTLLLLNSSTNEFKSKFLNNSIIKDWNFNIIKNVPGEIIVEFTSTDNSLKGVGELLRVPFQLFAGSEPLSTVKYYLDIGEFGNCATITTDSVYVTLDSNCETLTRSVELTNSIYKLNPISPNPSNGKIKFSFSLGLDGNTNFCLLNNKGVKIKELLRNNLGIGNYSIEMNSNDLPNGIYFYRIESGVWSDTKKLIICK from the coding sequence ATGAAAAAACATATTCTAATAATTACTATAACTTTTTTATTATTTCATAGTAAAATAATTGCACAATTAATTTCTGAAGAGGCTTCAGGATTTAAGTATGTAATTACATTTCCAGATACAGCAGGAAATGATAGGGATTATAGATTCCCATACTATAATATTAATTCAAGTTCTTTAATTTTTGTTTATTCTCAAGTAAATCAATTCATTTCATTATCAAATAAAAAAACATTTACCAGAGTAAATTTACTTGCTGGAAAAGTAAATACAATTGATGTTTCCAATTATAATTTACAAACTACAAACCCTGGTGTTGTTTCAGATAATTCAATAACTATTGATGCAGACTTTCCAATTGTTGTTTATTGTTACATAAATACTAGTTTTGGGGCAGAAGCTTGGACGCCATTACCTGTTGAGAGCTGGGGAACAGAATATTATTTAGCTACATTGCATAGTGATAAAACAAATAATATAAATCCTGCAACAAATGATGAGTTTAATTTTGGGAATAAAGATTTTTCACCCGCACCAGCACAGGCAATAGTAATTGCTGCTTATGATAACACTCAATTTTCTATAAAAGCAAATCTAACATCAAATTATAAAAGACTTGCCCCGGCAAATACACCATTAGTTGTAAAATTAAATGCTGGTGAAACATTTTTGATAGAATCTTGGGTAGAGACCTCTTATCTAAATAGAAATGAACCAATAGATAGTCTTGTAGATTTAGGTGGTTTTAAAATTGAATCTGATAAGCCTGTAGGGGTTATTTCAGGTAATACCAGATCTTTAGGTTTAGATCCAACTGCAATTTCTAATAAAGCGTTAGCGTTAACTGGTAATTCACTTAAAAATTTATTCATTGAATCATTAGCACCAGTTAATCAACTTGGTAAAGAGTTTGTTTATTTACCATCAATGGATACAAAAAATCCGAATTCAGGAAGTAATTCTGGAATAAGAAAAAAGGAGTCAATAAGAGTGTATGGTACTTCTCCAGGAATTACAATAATAAGTTTAGATAATAAAATTAATAGTCAAGTTAATGAAGGAACTGGTTCTGATTACATTCAGAAATTATCTTTTAATCCAATTAACCCACATTATATTGTTACTGATAAACCATCACAAGTTTTTATGAATTCTTCAGCTGTTTCTGAAAAATTAAAGTCAAGTGTAACAACCTGGGCTGGTTCTTCATCAGATTATAACACTTACGGAGGATTTATGGTTGAGTCTGTACCAATAGAACATTGGGTATCATTTGCCCCATTTATAACACCTAGTTTTGGTTATGAAAATTATTTAAATATTGTTACAAAAAAAATCAATAAGAATAATTTGTTTAAAGTAGTTGGGAATAGTAGAAAACAAATACCTTTAACAGATATACCTGGAACTGACTTAGCTTGGGGATTTATCCAGTTGAAAATTGATGAATCGGGAGTAATTGAAGGTATTAAAGACTCTAAATTTTATGGTTATGTGTATGGAATTCCTTTAAATGGTTTTTGTTTTGAACTTTTTTCTCCAGGAGTTACAAAGAAAAAAGATGATGATAAAAACATTCCAAAACTTGAAAGTTCTGGATCTGGAAATAAAGTTTTACATGCTTCAGAATATAGAGAACAAATAAAAAATGCAAGTTATGGATATCCTTTAGCTCCTTCAAGAAACATAATTGGAAAAGGGGATTCGTTAGAAGTTCAGTTAATTTCTGATTGTAATTTGATGAGAATTAAATACAAAACCTTTAATCAAAATCCGGTTGGATTACGAACTATTAAATTAGAGAATCCGATTAATATGAAATTATTTTTTATTGATCCTAAAACTGTTAAAGAAGTTATCAATTCAACAATAGGTGAATTTTATGTTACTCCAATTGATACAAGTAAATATGCAGAAACTACAATCTTGATTCAAGATAGAACTGGTAAAATATGGAGGTATTTTTTTTCAAATGGAGAACAATTTATTTATGAAAAATTCACTCAAACAAAATCAAAGAATGGTACTACTTCAATTATTTCTTTAAGGAATCCTCTTGCTTATCCTGTTACTATTAAAAAAGTTTATTTGCAAAATGGTTACCCTTATACAATTACTTCAGTAACTCCTTTCCCACCTACTCAAATACCATCTAATGGAATATTAAAAGTAGGTTTATTACTTCCAAAAGATTCAACACATAAAAGTGATTTTATTGTTGTTGAAGGAGAGTGCAGAAAAGTAAGCATCAATATTAAAATTTCAGATATTGATAGTGTTTCAATTCCTGTTTTAAGCGAATTTCCACCTCGAATTGAATGGGTTGCTGGTATAAATGATTGTACTAAAAATAAAAAAAGAGAGTATGATACAACAGTTTCAGTATTCAATGTTGGGAACAAAATTATGGTTATTGATACATGTTTTTTGTTTGGAAAAGATGCTGATAGCTCAATATTTATTTTAGGTGAAAGACCTAAAATTCAAAAAGGTGATTGGGTTAGACCCAACGATACAATAGAGTTTAGAAGATCTCAACAAGTAATTTTTAGACCAAAAGAAGAAGGGAATTACTCATGTATATTTGTACTTGTTACATCTGACGGTGATTCTCTTAAAGTGGAGCTAAATGCATCTGCAATTGAATCTCATATTTCAATTTCAAATTATGACTTTGGAAAATTTGAATTTATTGGTGAAAGAAAAGTCAGTTCATCGGGTGATGTAATTTTAAAATCCTTACCATCAAGAATTAATACTATTACAGATATTAAAATTATTGGAAATGATTCTCTTGATTTTGAGTTTGAATCAGGGTTTGATTTACCAACAATTGAAAAACCATGGACATTAAAAATTGGTGAATTAAAAAAAATCCCATTGATTTATAAACCCTCTACTAATGGCAGAAAAACTGCTAAACTTTCAGTTTCAGGGGATCATTCAAAATGTGATGATTCAACTAATATTTTGATTGGTGAATCTTATCAGTTTAAATTTGAATCTGAAGTTACTTCTCACTCATTTGCTAAAATTATGAGTTGTAAAAAAGATAGCTCTGTGATAAAATTATCGAATACAGGTACTGGTTCAATTTTTATAACTGATTATAAATTGATTGATGATAAAAATGTTTTTACTGTTGAACCTATTAAATTACCTTTTCCTTTAGCTCCTCTTGAGAGTGTAAATATAAAAATTAATTTCAAATCTAAAAATCCTGGAAGCTACTCAGGGAGTTTGTTGTTTTATCCAGTTAAATTTACAGACAGTTCATTATTACCAATTTTAGTTAGTGAATTAAATGGTTCAAGTTTTTATATCAAATCGAAGATTTCTTCAATAAAAGGAGTTAAAGGTTTGCCATACGATACAGTTATAATACCTTTAAAGCTATTAGATCAAGTAGATGATCTTTCTTTAAATAAATTTATTATAACAGTTAAGTATGAAAAAGGAACTTTACTATTATTAAATTCCTCTACAAATGAATTTAAATCAAAATTTTTAAATAATAGTATCATTAAAGATTGGAATTTCAATATTATTAAAAACGTGCCTGGTGAAATAATTGTAGAATTTACCTCAACAGATAATTCTTTAAAAGGTGTAGGTGAGTTGTTAAGAGTTCCATTCCAATTGTTTGCTGGTTCAGAACCTCTTAGCACTGTTAAGTATTATTTGGATATTGGAGAATTTGGAAATTGTGCAACAATAACAACTGATTCAGTATATGTAACTTTAGATTCAAATTGTGAAACTTTAACTAGATCTGTTGAACTTACAAATTCAATTTACAAATTAAATCCAATTTCACCTAACCCATCAAATGGTAAGATAAAATTTAGCTTTAGTTTAGGTTTAGACGGTAATACCAATTTTTGTTTACTAAATAACAAAGGAGTAAAAATCAAGGAGTTATTACGAAATAATTTAGGTATAGGAAATTATTCGATTGAAATGAATTCTAACGATTTACCAAATGGAATTTACTTTTATAGAATAGAATCTGGTGTATGGTCAGATACAAAAAAATTAATCATTTGTAAGTAA
- a CDS encoding M3 family oligoendopeptidase has protein sequence MQYKYYQDRPESLTVEFVIDEYTTLLNLVQEANSSELPTNWLNLFEKWNALDCYITGEINRIHYALAKDMNNLELEIADKYFREQIIPVSSKFNFQLINYLLDTNHKEAIGIKYGKRILSVLENTIDSLNPINIELNVKIGELSTKHAKLLSSQRITIQGKEYSLAQASNFRQSPDASLREELYTQQCICYKNLKDECSQIFDELVKLRTQMALNLGYESFLQLGYKNMERTDYGVKEVREFRDNILKFIVPLKSQLQLNQIKELGTDKLNPYDVSFVPSLSLPNNVIPIDEQLEKTQNLFDKLSPRLSNIFKSMVDDKLIDLENRPGKRQGGFCTSIPDEGRVAIFLNSTGNSDDVRVIVHEMGHAFQSFESQKRIESIMLQWPSYDAAEICSMGMEFISMPLMESYFSKENAIKYRKEHLRNAIFLFTTMAIGDEFQEWVYLNPNVSINDREDKYKEIIKKYSPVVESSDFTKYFWYGNGHIFQMPFYYIDYAVAQIGALQLGILNESNPDDTLKRYINLCEIGGTKSVLEIFNSAGLRSPFEENILKDLVSYSSEKLN, from the coding sequence ATGCAATACAAATATTATCAAGACCGTCCAGAATCATTAACAGTTGAATTTGTCATTGATGAATACACAACCTTATTAAATCTTGTTCAAGAAGCGAATAGCTCAGAATTACCAACCAATTGGTTAAATCTATTTGAAAAATGGAATGCTCTAGATTGTTATATAACTGGAGAAATAAACCGTATTCATTATGCTTTAGCAAAAGATATGAATAACCTTGAATTAGAAATAGCAGATAAATATTTTAGAGAACAAATTATTCCAGTTTCTTCTAAATTTAACTTCCAATTGATTAATTATTTATTAGATACAAATCATAAGGAAGCTATAGGAATTAAATATGGGAAAAGAATACTTTCAGTATTAGAAAATACTATTGATTCTTTAAATCCAATTAACATTGAGTTAAATGTTAAGATTGGAGAACTTTCTACAAAGCATGCAAAATTACTTTCTTCACAAAGAATTACTATTCAAGGTAAAGAATATTCATTAGCTCAAGCTTCTAATTTTAGGCAATCACCAGATGCTAGTTTAAGAGAAGAACTTTATACTCAACAATGTATTTGTTATAAAAATCTTAAAGATGAGTGTTCACAAATATTTGATGAACTCGTAAAATTAAGAACTCAAATGGCTTTAAATTTAGGCTATGAGAGCTTCCTTCAATTGGGTTATAAAAATATGGAAAGAACAGATTATGGAGTTAAAGAAGTTCGAGAATTTAGAGATAATATTTTAAAATTTATTGTACCCCTTAAAAGTCAACTTCAACTGAATCAAATAAAAGAGTTAGGTACAGATAAGTTAAATCCTTATGATGTTAGTTTTGTTCCTTCTTTAAGTTTGCCTAATAATGTAATTCCAATTGATGAACAATTAGAGAAAACTCAAAATTTATTTGATAAATTATCACCTAGATTATCAAACATTTTCAAGTCTATGGTTGATGATAAACTAATAGATTTAGAGAATAGACCTGGCAAAAGACAAGGAGGTTTTTGTACTTCAATTCCAGATGAAGGTCGAGTGGCAATTTTTTTAAATTCAACTGGTAATAGTGATGATGTTAGAGTAATTGTACATGAAATGGGGCATGCTTTTCAGTCATTTGAATCTCAAAAAAGGATTGAGTCTATAATGTTACAATGGCCTAGTTATGATGCTGCAGAGATTTGTTCTATGGGTATGGAGTTTATTTCTATGCCTTTGATGGAATCTTATTTTTCAAAAGAGAATGCAATTAAATATAGAAAAGAACATTTAAGAAATGCAATATTCTTATTTACAACAATGGCAATTGGTGATGAATTTCAAGAATGGGTATATTTGAATCCAAATGTATCTATTAATGATAGAGAAGATAAGTATAAGGAAATAATTAAAAAGTATTCACCTGTTGTTGAAAGTTCAGATTTTACAAAATATTTTTGGTATGGAAATGGTCATATTTTTCAAATGCCATTTTACTACATTGATTATGCTGTTGCACAAATTGGTGCTTTGCAGTTAGGAATTCTTAACGAAAGCAATCCTGATGATACTTTAAAAAGATATATTAATTTGTGTGAAATAGGTGGAACTAAAAGTGTACTCGAGATATTTAATTCTGCTGGATTAAGATCACCATTTGAAGAGAATATTTTAAAAGATTTAGTCAGTTATTCTTCTGAAAAATTAAACTAG